The proteins below are encoded in one region of Scyliorhinus torazame isolate Kashiwa2021f chromosome 16, sScyTor2.1, whole genome shotgun sequence:
- the LOC140392917 gene encoding lysophosphatidic acid receptor 5-like, with protein sequence MANNSSGPIACKDHDAVHHLNLVWHSGVLVLALPLNLTALGIFVCVFRLRTVVTVYMANLAACDLLFTLALPLRLFYYATHSWPLGNLPCQLAGSLFQINLYGSCLFLACINVDRFLALAYPLRARHLRRPRMAWQVCTAVWVLIILGSIPVALAHDTSRCLDVNGAVEVRCFESFSLRAWKNELLPLLGLAEILGFLLPLTVVLWCSARTLGALWHAGSSPTQRRRRTIKLLLVNAVIFIVCFVPYNLVLAAYGLVKAKVVPASLASRDSLRLALQLTMLLTCTNCCLDPLVYYFSAEGFRNTLRSRRGRPSALTTRTGLRGIVAGDEAGDPLAPKAMHSLVPEAAPGRERMGEGQGQCSQRSEERRESVI encoded by the coding sequence ATGGCGAACAACTCCTCAGGGCCAATCGCCTGCAAGGACCATGATGCCGTGCACCATTTGAACCTGGTGTGGCACTCCGGCGTGCTGGTCCTGGCGCTACCCCTCAACCTGACCGCCCTGGGCATCTTTGTGTGTGTTTTCCGCCTACGCACGGTGGTGACCGTCTACATGGCCAACCTGGCGGCCTGCGACCTCCTCTTCACCCTGGCGCTGCCCCTCCGTCTCTTCTACTATGCCACCCACAGCTGGCCACTGGGCAACCTGCCGTGCCAGTTGGCAGGCTCCCTCTTCCAGATCAACCTGTACGGCAGCTGCCTCTTCCTGGCATGCATCAACGTGGACCGCTTCCTGGCGCTGGCGTACCCGCTGCGCGCCCGCCACTTGCGACGCCCGAGGATGGCCTGGCAGGTGTGCACAGCCGTCTGGGTGCTCATCATCCTGGGCTCCATCCCCGTGGCGCTGGCCCACGACACCAGCCGGTGCCTGGACGTCAACGGAGCGGTGGAGGTGCGGTGTTTCGAGAGCTTCTCACTGCGAGCGTGGAAGAATGAGCTCCTTCCCCTGCTGGGCCTGGCCGAGATCCTGGGCTTCCTCCTGCCCCTGACGGTGGTCCTGTGGTGCTCAGCCCGCACCCTAGGTGCCCTATGGCACGCAGGCAGCTCGCCCACCCAGCGGCGGCGCCGCACCATCAAGCTCCTCCTCGTCAATGCCGTTATTTTCATAGTTTGCTTCGTCCCCTACAATCTGGTTCTGGCCGCGTACGGCCTCGTCAAGGCCAAGGTGGTGCCCGCCTCACTGGCCTCCCGAGACAGCCTGCGCCTAGCCCTCCAGCTGACCATGCTCCTCACCTGCACTAACTGCTGCCTCGACCCCCTCGTCTACTACTTCAGTGCCGAGGGCTTCCGGAACACCCTCCGCAGCCGGCGGGGCCGGCCCTCAGCGCTCACCACCAGGACCGGCTTGCGGGGAATCGTAGCAGGGGACGAGGCTGGGGATCCCCTCGCCCCCAaggccatgcacagcctggtgcccGAGGCTGCCCCGGGGCGGGAACggatgggggaggggcagggacaaTGTAGCCAGAGGTCGGAAGAGCGCCGTGAGAGCGTCATTTGA